GTCACCCCATTTTCAATCATAGAAAGGACCACCGCAGTGGTCCCAACCTTCAGATAGGTAGTGTACTCCGACATATTAGAATCCCCAACAATTATATGAAGGCGCCGATATTTTTCAGCATCAGCATGGGGTTCATCCCGTGTATTAATGATACTTCGCGATGACGTGGTGGAAGAAGACGTTTTCTCGTGTATATGCTGTGCTCTTTGAGATATGAAATAATGAGACTTCCCTCCCACCTTCAACAACTTACCCGATCCAGTATAAATTTGGCGGGTGACAAAAAATGGGATCAATTGCTCTGTAATTTTCCAAAAGTCCAGGTCTCTCTCCATCAAATAGTTTTCGTGACACCCATAGGTATTTCCGCTAGAATCCGTATTATTCTTAAAAATGTAAATCTCCCCGGCAATTCCCTCTTCTTTAAGGCGCTTCTGAGCCATGGGCAAACAATCTTCCAAAAGACGCTCCCCCGCCTTATCATGGACCACCAGGTCAGAAACGTTATCACATTCGGGTGTGGAATATTCCGGATGGCATCCGGTGTCCTGGTAAAAACGCGCTCCATTCACCAAAAAAGCATTGGATGGCCAACTATTTGGAATGAGTCCTTCAAAGATATACCCCAAAACTTTTTCCATGGGAAGGTAAATTTTCCCGTTGGGCGAAAAAATTAAACCGTATTCATTTTCCAATCCGAAAATCCGGTTTTTCATCCCTTGTGTTTCCCCAAGATATGATTTAATTCGCTTTGCAAAAAACGTTTAAATTTTCTTCCCGTTCGGTTCCCATCTAACACAGCCACCTCAAGATTTTCAATCCCTATTTTTTTATCCACCACCTCTTCGAAACCTTTTAATGCCAATTCCAAAGCCTCGGTTAGAGAGGTATTTTTTCTGTATTTTCCTTTCAAATGATTTTTTAAGTCCTCGGCTTTTCCCCCAACCGCGGCAAACCCTTTTTCATCCATAATACTGCCATCAAAAGAAATCCGATAAATTTCATTTTCTCGGGGTAACTGAAAAATTTCAACCACCAGGATTTCCACTTCCCATGGTTTAATATCCTGACTAAAAATGGTTCCAAGAGTTTCTGAATAGGCATTGGCCAATGATCGAGCCGTCACATCCTCCCGGCTGTAGGCATACCCTTTTAAATCTGCATGCCGGATTCCGGCTTTTCTTAAGTTTTGAAACTCACTATATTTTCCAGCCCCAGCAAAAGCAATATTATCGTAAATTTCAGATATTTTATTTAAGGAAACACTGGGGTTATCGGCAACCAATAGGATTCCCTCTTGGTATTCCATCGTGATAATAGAACGACCCTTTGAAATACCATTTTTGGCATACTCCGCCTTATCCTGCATCATTTGATCGGGGGAAACATAGTACGGGAGCATTTTACTCTCCTTGGTTTTGATTGATCATTTCGTGATAGATATTTTTAATACGGGAAGTGTCGATATCAGAGATGCCCTTCCGGGTCATGATCTTAACGGTAGGATAAATTCCTCGGACCAAGTCGGGGCCTCCGGTTCCAATATCTTCCTGGGAGGCATCATAAAGCGCTTCTAAGGCTAAACGAATCCCTTTTTCCTGGTTCATATTTTTTTTAAAAATTTTTTTCATTGTACTTCGTGCATCTTTTCCACCGGAACCAGTCGCATAATAATCGATTTCTTCATAGCGTCCCCCAGTCACGTCATATTTAAAAATCCGGCCTTCATCTTTAAGACCATCATACCCTGAAAAAATAGGAACCACCATCAACCCTTGCATGGCCAGGGGAAGGTTTGCCTTTACCATTTGGCCAAGCTTATTGGCTTTTCCTTCCGTTGATAGCGGGGTTCCCTCCAGTTTTTCATAATGCTCCAACTCGGTCTGAAAAAGACGTGCTAATTCAATACAAGGCCCCGCAGCCCCCGCAATGGCAATGGCTGAAAAATCATCTGTTTTATAAACCTTTTCGATACGGCGATCCGAGATTTGATACCCTTCCGTGGCCATCCGATCTCCCGCCATGATCACCCCTTCCTTAATTTTCAAGGCCAGAACGGTTGTTCCGTGGGGAACCTTTCCCAAGGTTTCCTGAGAAAAAGGCGAAGCATCCCCAGGAATTTGGGGGAGAAGATGGGAATGGTCCCGAAGAATTAAATCATAAAAACTAGATGAACCGAAAAAATCCCTTGGAGAGATCAAACCTTTTATTCTCCTCCTTTTTGAACATAGTTTTTGACGAATTCTTCAGAGTTTTCCTCCAATACATCGTCAATTTCATCAACTAGTTTATCCAAATCTTCCTTCATCCTTTTCCCTTTTTCGATGACTTCGGGATTGGGATGAACATCCCCGTCCTTTTTGGCGGGTTCCTTTCGCTTATCTTTCTTTTTTTCCTGCTGTCCCATGCCCTTCCTCCTTAAGTCGCAAGCCCTTTGATGAGTTCTTCGGGGGTTTCGGATTTTTCCAGCAAATCCGAAATCAACTCTTTGGTTCCCCTCAAAGGTTCCAGGAGAGGAATACTCTTAATTGAACTATTTCCCACATCAAATTGTACCGAACTCCAACTGGCTGCGTAAAGATCCTTAGGAAATTTCTTTAAACACATGGCCCGAAAATACGCGCGAGTATCTTCAGGAGGTTTTTCATGGGCCGATTTCACCTCTTCATCTGTCACGATCCGATCAACATAACCTCCCTTTGCCAGGGTATTATAAAGCCCTTTTCCTTTGCGAAGATCATGATATTGTAAATCCATCATTGACACCCGTGGATCTTCCCATCCACACCCTCTCTTTTCCATGTAAGATTCGATCAATTCCTTTTTAATTACCCAATCCAGTTCCCGGGAAAGTTTCAGAGGATCTTCCTCCAGACGGTTGAGAATATTTTCCCAACGGGTTAGAACATCATTCATCCAGGGTTCCCCTTCCTTAGAGGCCACATATTCGCTGGCCTTCCGCAAATACTCCCGCTGGATATGAATGGCGGTGGCTTCATGCCCGTTGACCATCTTTATACCACCTTTAACAGAGAGGTCCCGCGACACTTGTTTCAGTGCTTGGACGGGATCATCCAAATCAACGCCCTTGACCCAATATCCCTCATCGATCATTCCCATGACCAAAGCGGTGCTGCCAACCCTTAAGTAAGTGGACACCTCGGACATATTGGCGTCCCCGATAATAACATGTAGCCTTCGATATTTTTTGGGGTCCGCATGAGGTTCATCCCGGGTATTCATGATGGGACGTTTGACCATCGTATTCAGGTCAACCAAGACCTCAAAAAAGTCAGCACGTTGAGAGATCTGGTAAGAAGCAGAATCCGTTTTATTTTCAGAACCTACCTTTCCTGAACCTGCAAAAATTTGGCGGGTCACAAAAAAGGGAACCAACTGCTCCAATAGGCGCTCGAACGGAGTTGAACGGGACATTAAATAATTTTCGTGGTACCCGTAACTGTTGCCCTTTCCATCTGTATTATTTTTGTAAAGAATAAACTTCTCTTCCTCGGACCGGAGGCGGTTGGCCATTTCACAACTAATGTCTAGGACCTCTTCCCCCACCTTTTCATACAAAACCACCTCTTTGGGGTTGGTACATTCCGGAGTCGAATATTCAGGATGGGCTCCATCCACATACAGTCGACCTCCATGGGACATTAACTTGTTGAGCATTCGGTTATAATCGGGATCCGGTCTTTCACGTTCCCCTTCCACTTCAAAACCACGAAGATCCAGGAGAGGATTTTCGTTCTCATAATCCCAGATAGCATTTGGAGAAAGTAAATGTGGAAAATGGCCAATTAAAAGGATTGAGCTTGAGACGGGGTCCAGAGCCACGGGGCCGCGGGTTGCAATTCCAAATTCTGTTTCTGTTCCCAGAATTCGCTTGGTGGTCATGGAAACCTCATTTTTAAAAGGGGCAAACAAAAAGGGTGGCTATAAATAATGACCAGTGGTAACGGTTTCGATCTTTCTAGACTCGGATGATTTTCCTCCTATGGTTCGAACATGAATAATTTTTTCACTTCTACGACCGGCGATTTTTGCCCAATCGTTGGGATTGGTGGTATTGGGAAGGTCTTCATTTTCTTTAAATTCATCCCGCATGGCCATCATTAAATCTTCTCCACGAATTCCCTTGACCCCGGTGGCAATCAACCGTTTAATGGCATATTTTTTTGCGCGGGAGACGATCCCCTCTATCATGGCCCCGCTGGAGAAGTCTTTAAAATAAAGGGATTCCTTTTCTCCATTGGCATAGGTCACTTCAAGGAACCTGTTTTCCTCAGATGTACTGTACATTCGTTCCACGGTTTCCTGGATTAACCTTTCGGTAAGTTGCTCAACCTTTCCTTCGCTTCGATCCAGCTCCTCTTGATGATACGGTAATCCGCTCGTCAAATACTTAGAGAAAACATCCTTTGCAGCTTTATGATCGGGTCTTTCAATCTTTATCTTAACATCCAGCCGGCCCGCCCTGAGAACGGCTGGATCGATTAAATCTTGCCGGTTACTGGCCCCAATAACAATCACGTTTTTAAGCCGCTCAACCCCGTCAATCTCAGAAAGAAATTGTGGGACAATGGTGGATTCCACATCCGAGGATATTCCCGTTCCCCGTGTTCTAAACAGAGCATCCATTTCATCAAAGAAAACAATGACCGGCATCCCTTCTTCTGCTTTCTCTTTTGCCTTTTTAAAAACTTCCCGTATTTGCCTTTCACTTTCCCCCACATACTTATTTAATAATTCCGGTCCTTTGACATGCAGGAAAAAACTCCGAATATCTTTCCCGGTTTGGTTTCCTAGCTTTTTTGCAATTGAATTGGCTACTGCCTTTGCAATTAAAGTCTTACCACATCCTGGCGGTCCATACAAGAGAACGCCCTTGGGAGGAAGAAGTTTATGTTCAGCAAACAAATCCACATGAAGAAAAGGAAGTTCCACCGCATCCTGAATCGTTTCAATCTGAGACTCTAATCCCCCAATGTCGGTATAACTCACATCAGGAACCTCCTCCAGGACCAGTTCCTCCACCTCCGATTTTGGAAGTTTTTCAAGAAGGTATCCTGAACGCGGATCAAACAAAAGATGATCTCCCACACTGATTTTGGTTTTACTTAAAGGTTCGGCCAAATCTGCAACCCTTTCCTCATCGGTCCGGAGGGTAACAATGGCCCTATGGTTACTTAAAAGGTCTTTTAGCTTTACCACTTCCCCTTGGCTTTCGAAATCTTTAAGCTCCACAACATTTAAAGCTTCATTGAGGATCAATTCCTGTCCCTTTTTCAAATCGCTTACATTAATTCCAGGTCGGAGGTTCACCTTCATTTTTCGGCCAGAAACAAAAACATTAACGGTTCCGTCTTCATTGGCATGAGAATAAATACCAAAACTGGACGGAGGTGCGGTTAGCTTTTCTATTTCTAATCGGAGCGCTTCGATCTGCGTCTTGGCCTCTTGGAGGGCTGCGGCCAATCGTTCATTTTGTTTATACGCCTGATCGAGTTGCCCCCTGGACTGATAAAAGTCCCGCAATTCTTCCTCCATGGATTTTATTTGTACATGAAGTTTTTCGATCTCCCGTTGATACTCGCTCACTTTTCCCTCCCGGGAAGCATCATCCCCTGACAGCTGGTTCGAGAGTTTTTTCATGGTGTTTTTCAGTGGGCCGATCCGCCCTTGACCTTTTTTGGATTCACTCACGAGCCCCCCTTTTTCTACAGAGTGCAATAAATTTTAAAGGACTAAACTTTATTGCATCGTTGGGAAAATCCTATCGTAACTCCAAACATTTATAATTCTAGCACCGAACGGTTTGACGGTCAACTCTGACAACACTTTTTTAATTTTAAAAACAGCAACTTTTAATTCCAAACCGAAATTTGACAAAAAATGATCCTTTGTTTCAAACTTTTTCTTTAAGGACAAGGAAAGATTTTATCGCTTTTTGGAATTGGATTGCACTTTTTTTCACATTTTCACTTCCGAGGATCGCAGAGGTTAGGGCTACTCCATTTGAACCCATCCTCATAACCTCCTCCAGGCGATTTAATTTGATTCCCCCCAAAGCAAAAAGAGGAAGATGGGTATTTTTTTTCACCTCCGCAATGGCCTCTGGACCGATGGGATTGCCAAAAGGGGCCTTTGATGGGGTGGAGTAAATCGGCCCAAAGGTCACAAAATCCGCACCTTGCTCCTCCGCCTGTCTGACTTCCTTCAAAGAATGGGTGGACACTCCGATCAACTTTTCTTTTCCAATTAACCTCCGAACCGCTGAAATAGGAAAGCTATCCCTGCGGAGATGAACCCCATCCGCTTTCACAGCCAAGGCTAAATCGACCCGGTCATTTATAAAAAATTTTGCATCTGCGGAGCGTGTCATCTTCCTTAATTCAACCGCTAAGGGAAAAAGTTCCTGGGGATTAAGGTCTCTTTCACGCAATTGAACCGCCCGAACACCCCCTTCTAATGCGGCTTGAACCGCACTAAAAAGGGTTTTGGCTTTCGGCTGATGACGATCGGTAATGAGATAAAGTGAAAAATCGACGGTTGGGCCTTTCACAATCCTTCCTCAGGTTCAAATTGATTTTAGGCACAGACAAAACCACCGGATTCAGATTGAAGGGATTCAAAACCCCACCCAATAAAAAAAGGTTCATGGAAGGAAAACAGGAAATGGCTACCCTTGATAAACCCCAAAGGGAGTCTAAACAGCCTAGGGGAATGAAACAAAGGAGGTCTATTCAATCATTCCTTCCACTGGACTACTGGCCGTTGCGTAAAGCTTTTTTGGAATTCTGCCTGCCCGAAAGGCCAATCGACCTGCAATAACAGCCCATTTCATGGCCTCCGCCATTGCCAACGGATCCCCTGCCCCTGCAATCCCTGTATTCATTAAAACGGCATCAGAACCGATTTCCATTGCGATGGCGGCATCCGAAGGAACCCCAACGCCTGCATCCACAATGACCGGAACCCTGACCGTCTCTTTAATAATCCGAATATTATATGGATTACAAACGCCCAACCCTGAACCGATTGGAGCCGCAAGGGGCATGACAGCGGCACAACCCACGTCTTCCAGTTTTTTGGCCATTACCGGATCATCATTGGCATAAGGCATCACAATAAACCCCTCTTGAACCAGGACTCGTGCCGCTTCAAGGGTGGCCTCATTATCCGGAAAAAGCGTTTTTTGATCCCCGATAACCTCAAGCTTCACAAAGTCGGACACGCCTGCCGCCCTTGCTAATTGAGCGGTTCGGATGGCCTCTTTGGCGGTATAACAGCCAGCGGTATTGGGAAGAATAATATAGGTTTTTGGATCTAAAAAATCTAAAAGGTTTTCTTTGGAACGATCGGTAATATTCACTCGCCGGACCGCTACCGTAACCATGTGGGCTCCGGAACGCTCAATGGCCTTTGCGGTTTGGGGGAAATCTTTATATTTTCCGGTTCCAACAATTAACCGGGATTTGATTTCCCTCTCTGCGATATAAAAGGTATCTTCCTTCATTATTTTAACTCCTTTAATTTATATCGGACTTGACCTGGATAAATGTTAGCCGCCTCCAACAAAACTAATGACTTCCACCTTATCGCCTTCTTTTAGTTCAAAAGAAGGAAATAGTTGTCGATCCACGATTTCCAAGTTAACCTCCACAGCAATTCTTTCTTCTTGAAGGTTCAAAAGCTGTAAAAGCCCTCTAATGTTTAAGGGTTTATCTAACTCCTTTTCTTCTCCATTCACTAAAATCACCATGGAAGGGTCTTCCTTACAGCACAAATAAAAAGCCGTACCCCTTTTGAAGCACGGCTTAAAATCAGGTTTATATCATTACTATATAGACTGATTTTAACCTGCTTTCCTACGCTGGGCTTAACCAGTTCAGGTTCCAAGGGTTGCGCCGAATCCTAAGATAGAGTCAGGGCTTTTCAAACCCGCTTTCAGGTCCTAACCATCTAC
This genomic stretch from Nitrospiria bacterium harbors:
- a CDS encoding ubiquitin-like protein Pup, with amino-acid sequence MGQQEKKKDKRKEPAKKDGDVHPNPEVIEKGKRMKEDLDKLVDEIDDVLEENSEEFVKNYVQKGGE
- the thiE gene encoding thiamine phosphate synthase encodes the protein MKGPTVDFSLYLITDRHQPKAKTLFSAVQAALEGGVRAVQLRERDLNPQELFPLAVELRKMTRSADAKFFINDRVDLALAVKADGVHLRRDSFPISAVRRLIGKEKLIGVSTHSLKEVRQAEEQGADFVTFGPIYSTPSKAPFGNPIGPEAIAEVKKNTHLPLFALGGIKLNRLEEVMRMGSNGVALTSAILGSENVKKSAIQFQKAIKSFLVLKEKV
- the prcA gene encoding proteasome subunit alpha; this translates as MLPYYVSPDQMMQDKAEYAKNGISKGRSIITMEYQEGILLVADNPSVSLNKISEIYDNIAFAGAGKYSEFQNLRKAGIRHADLKGYAYSREDVTARSLANAYSETLGTIFSQDIKPWEVEILVVEIFQLPRENEIYRISFDGSIMDEKGFAAVGGKAEDLKNHLKGKYRKNTSLTEALELALKGFEEVVDKKIGIENLEVAVLDGNRTGRKFKRFLQSELNHILGKHKG
- the dop gene encoding depupylase/deamidase Dop, producing the protein MTTKRILGTETEFGIATRGPVALDPVSSSILLIGHFPHLLSPNAIWDYENENPLLDLRGFEVEGERERPDPDYNRMLNKLMSHGGRLYVDGAHPEYSTPECTNPKEVVLYEKVGEEVLDISCEMANRLRSEEEKFILYKNNTDGKGNSYGYHENYLMSRSTPFERLLEQLVPFFVTRQIFAGSGKVGSENKTDSASYQISQRADFFEVLVDLNTMVKRPIMNTRDEPHADPKKYRRLHVIIGDANMSEVSTYLRVGSTALVMGMIDEGYWVKGVDLDDPVQALKQVSRDLSVKGGIKMVNGHEATAIHIQREYLRKASEYVASKEGEPWMNDVLTRWENILNRLEEDPLKLSRELDWVIKKELIESYMEKRGCGWEDPRVSMMDLQYHDLRKGKGLYNTLAKGGYVDRIVTDEEVKSAHEKPPEDTRAYFRAMCLKKFPKDLYAASWSSVQFDVGNSSIKSIPLLEPLRGTKELISDLLEKSETPEELIKGLAT
- the prcB gene encoding proteasome subunit beta, whose product is MISPRDFFGSSSFYDLILRDHSHLLPQIPGDASPFSQETLGKVPHGTTVLALKIKEGVIMAGDRMATEGYQISDRRIEKVYKTDDFSAIAIAGAAGPCIELARLFQTELEHYEKLEGTPLSTEGKANKLGQMVKANLPLAMQGLMVVPIFSGYDGLKDEGRIFKYDVTGGRYEEIDYYATGSGGKDARSTMKKIFKKNMNQEKGIRLALEALYDASQEDIGTGGPDLVRGIYPTVKIMTRKGISDIDTSRIKNIYHEMINQNQGE
- the arc gene encoding proteasome ATPase; this encodes MKKLSNQLSGDDASREGKVSEYQREIEKLHVQIKSMEEELRDFYQSRGQLDQAYKQNERLAAALQEAKTQIEALRLEIEKLTAPPSSFGIYSHANEDGTVNVFVSGRKMKVNLRPGINVSDLKKGQELILNEALNVVELKDFESQGEVVKLKDLLSNHRAIVTLRTDEERVADLAEPLSKTKISVGDHLLFDPRSGYLLEKLPKSEVEELVLEEVPDVSYTDIGGLESQIETIQDAVELPFLHVDLFAEHKLLPPKGVLLYGPPGCGKTLIAKAVANSIAKKLGNQTGKDIRSFFLHVKGPELLNKYVGESERQIREVFKKAKEKAEEGMPVIVFFDEMDALFRTRGTGISSDVESTIVPQFLSEIDGVERLKNVIVIGASNRQDLIDPAVLRAGRLDVKIKIERPDHKAAKDVFSKYLTSGLPYHQEELDRSEGKVEQLTERLIQETVERMYSTSEENRFLEVTYANGEKESLYFKDFSSGAMIEGIVSRAKKYAIKRLIATGVKGIRGEDLMMAMRDEFKENEDLPNTTNPNDWAKIAGRRSEKIIHVRTIGGKSSESRKIETVTTGHYL
- the pafA gene encoding Pup--protein ligase, encoding MKNRIFGLENEYGLIFSPNGKIYLPMEKVLGYIFEGLIPNSWPSNAFLVNGARFYQDTGCHPEYSTPECDNVSDLVVHDKAGERLLEDCLPMAQKRLKEEGIAGEIYIFKNNTDSSGNTYGCHENYLMERDLDFWKITEQLIPFFVTRQIYTGSGKLLKVGGKSHYFISQRAQHIHEKTSSSTTSSRSIINTRDEPHADAEKYRRLHIIVGDSNMSEYTTYLKVGTTAVVLSMIENGVTIPNINLEDPVKAIRDISKDSTLKKRVKLEDGRELTALEMQKIYLEHARNYFENNPEDSDQVVEDILDRWEYVLKALEEDPMQLSREVDWVIKKELMASYIERKDSGWDDPRISMIDLQYHDIRRDRGLYYLLDKQGLVERISEEKDIKEAMQNPPQTTRAKIRGDFIRFAREKNRSYSVDWTFLKLNGYWEETILCMNPFLASDKRVDELISSMSGSRR
- a CDS encoding thiazole synthase, whose product is MKEDTFYIAEREIKSRLIVGTGKYKDFPQTAKAIERSGAHMVTVAVRRVNITDRSKENLLDFLDPKTYIILPNTAGCYTAKEAIRTAQLARAAGVSDFVKLEVIGDQKTLFPDNEATLEAARVLVQEGFIVMPYANDDPVMAKKLEDVGCAAVMPLAAPIGSGLGVCNPYNIRIIKETVRVPVIVDAGVGVPSDAAIAMEIGSDAVLMNTGIAGAGDPLAMAEAMKWAVIAGRLAFRAGRIPKKLYATASSPVEGMIE
- the thiS gene encoding sulfur carrier protein ThiS, producing MCCKEDPSMVILVNGEEKELDKPLNIRGLLQLLNLQEERIAVEVNLEIVDRQLFPSFELKEGDKVEVISFVGGG